The stretch of DNA TGGTGAACGCCGAAGAAGGATTTGGCAGGGGTGAAGAATTTATTCTTGAAAAGTTCCAAACAGTTAATACTCCAATCTTTCTTGTAATAAATAAAATTGACCAGATTCATCCAGATGATTTATTGCCAATTATACAGTCTTATCAAGAAAAGTACGCGTTCAAAGAAATTGTTCCAATATCTGCTCTTGAAGGAAATAATGTGGAGCGTCTTCTTGATCAAATTAAATCCTTCTTACCAGAGGGACCACAGTACTATCCAGCTGACCAAGTAACAGATCATCCAGAGCGGTTTATCATAACAGAGCTCATCAGGGAAAAAGCATTGCATTTAACAAGGGAAGAAATCCCTCACTCTTTGGCTGTTGTTTTAGACAAAATGGAGCGTAAAGAGGGCAAGGATATCATTCATGTTATGGCAACTGTAATTGTGGAGAGAGATTCACAAAAAGGTATTATTATCGGAAAACAAGGAAGCATGTTAAAAGAAATTGGAAAGCGTGCCAGGGTAGATATTGAAAATCTTCTTGGATCTAAGGTTTTCCTAGAGTTATGGGTAAAAGTTCAAAAAGATTGGCGTAACAAAATGTCCCAACTTCGTGATTATGGCTTTAATGAAGATGAATATTGAGACAATAACCCTAACTAAAATATTACGATATAGATCAAATTATGCATGGACAACATTAACAATTTTTTCGTCTTATGATTTTTGCGCAGGCAGGCTATGATAAATGTAAGGTTTGGGATTGAATTAAAGCTAGTCTAAATATTGAAAGGTGGGGTTTTCGATGATGGATTTTACGTGGAAAGTATTCCTCCAAACAGGTAATATTGACACATATCTTCTCTTCAAAGAGCTTGAGAAGGAAAACCAAGAAATACCCGGAAATCTGAATGAAGAGCTAGCACAAATCGATTTTCCCGTTTCATAAGTTTGTCTTCGTACTACTTTAGAAGGTGAAATTTATGCTTCAAAAGTGTGAAGGCATCGTCATTAGAACGACAGATTATGGTGAAACCAATAAAATAATAACAATATTTACAAGGGAGTGGGGGAAGATAGGTGTTATGGCGAGAGGCGCTAAAAAGCCCAACAGCCGCCTTTCTTCCGTTACCCAGCTTTTTACACATGGTTATTTTTTGGTACAAAGAGGTTCTGGATTAGGCAGTCTCCAACAGGGGGAGATTGCTACTTCCTTAAGGTCAATTGGTGAAGATATATTCTTAACTGCGTATGCGAGTTATATTGTTGAATTAACTGATAAATGCACCGACGAAAAAAAACCAAACCCTTTTCATTTTGAATTGCTTCTCCAAACATTGAACTACATGAACGAAGGCTATGAACCTGATATTCTGATGAATATCTATGAAATGAAAATGTTAAATGTAATGGGCTTATATCCAGTCTTGAATCAATGTTCCGTTTGCGGCAGTACAGACGGACATTTTTCTTTTTCCATTCGGGAAGGCGGCTTTATTTGTCACAGATGTTTAGAAAAAGATCGATACCATTATAAATTATCACCAGCTACAGTTAAATTATTAAGGCTATTTTATTATTTTGATCTTTCTAGACTAGGAAATATATCTGTTAAAGCAGAAACGAAGGCCGAACTAAAAAATGTGATTGACGCATATTATGAAGAGTACTCGGGACTGCACTTAAAAACAAAGAAATTTCTTAACTCCATGGATCAATTTCGTAATCTCTTATGATAGCTATGTTGACAATAGCAGAAGTTTTGGTTAATATTTTGGATAATAAAATATTTGCATTGACGGAAAAGAGTAATTAGATTTCTCTCTATAAAAGCGAACCTAGGATGGTGAGAGCTAGGGTATAGGGCACTAATGAAGGCGTTCCTGAGCAATTTGGTGTTGATTAGGCACATTTAAGGAGGCTGCTATTACAAGCAGCAAATAGGGTGGAACCGCGGGTAACTCTCGTCCCTATGCTATTAAGCATAGGGGTGGGAGTTTTTTTATTTGCTTAAATAGGCTCCCCTGTTTTAAAGGCATTAAAGCTAGATATTTTTTAGAAAAGGAGCAATAAAAATGAGTAATGTAACGATGGAGCAAATTGTTGCACATGCAAAGCACAGAGGATTTATTTTTCCGGGGTCAGAGATTTATGGTGGCCTTGCAAACACATGGGATTACGGTCCATTAGGTGTTGAGTTCAAAAACAATATCAAACAGGCATGGTGGAAGAAGTTTGTTCAGGAGTCCCCTTACAATGTGGGCTTGGACGCGAGTATTCTGATGAATCCAAGAACATGGGAAGCGTCTGGACACATTGGAAACTTTAATGATCCAATGATTGATTGTAAAAACTGTAAAGCGCGCCACCGCGCAGATAAATTAATAGAAAATGCTCTTGATGAAAAAGGTATTGAAATGGTTGTTGATGGCTTACCGTTTGAGAAGATGGAAGAGCTTGTCAAAGAGCATAATATAGCATGTCCGGATTGTGGAAGTCATGATTTCACAGGAATCCGACAGTTTAATCTTATGTTTAAAACCTTCCAAGGGGTTACTGAGTCAAGCACCAATGAGATTTTCCTTCGACCTGAAACAGCTCAAGGGATTTTTGTAAACTTTAAAAATGTACAACGTACAATGAGAAAGAAATTACCATTTGGTATTGCTCAAATTGGAAAAAGCTTCCGCAACGAAATTACACCAGGTAATTTTACCTTCCGTACACGTGAGTTCGAACAAATGGAGCTTGAATTTTTCTGTAAACCAGGAGAAGAGCTTACATGGTTTGATTATTGGAAGAATTTCGCTGAAGGCTGGTTAGATTCTTTAGGTCTTACAAAAGAAAATTTAAGACTGCGTGACCATTCTGAAGATGAACTTTCTCACTATAGTAATGCAACAACAGATTTTGAATATAAGTTTCCATTTGGCTGGGGTGAGCTTTGGGGTGTTGCTTCAAGAACAGATTATGATTTGAAGCAGCATATGGAATTTTCAGGTGAGGATTTCCATTACCTTGATCCGGAAACGAATGAAAAGTATATTCCTTACTGTATCGAACCATCACTCGGTGCGGATCGCGTTACATTGGCATTTTTAATTGATGCATATGAAGAAGAAGAGCTTGAAGATGGTACTTCTAGAACAGTTATGCATTTTCATCCTGCACTAGCACCGTTTAAGGCAGCCATTCTTCCGTTATCCAAGAAGTTATCTGATGAGGCAAAGGAAGTTTTTGCTACATTATCTAAATATTTTACTGTTGATTATGACGAGGCTGGTTCTATCGGTAAACGTTACCGCCGCCATGATGAAATCGGAACACCGTTCTGTATTACCTATGATTTTGACTCAAAAGAAGATCAAATGGTAACAGTCAGAGACCGTGATACCATGGAGCAAACAAGAATCCCAATCGCGGACTTAGTTAGCTTCCTTCAAGAAAAAATGGTATTTTAATTTGCAATAATTAAAGGTGTGGGAAACCACACCTTTTTGTCATGAAAGGGATGCTTCCGCCTTTAAGATAATTAGTATATAATATTTCTATTAAAGTATAACGTTATCATAGGAATAGGGTTCATTAGGAACCCGTACTAAGGGTGGTGAGGACAATCGAACTGACAAAACGCCAGGAACATATTCTACAAATAGTAAAGGAAAATGGGCCGATAACAGGGGAGCATATCGCGGATCAATTAAGTTTGACCAGAGCAACCTTAAGACCTGATCTTGCCATACTAACGATGGCTGGTTTCCTTGATGCCAGACCACGTGTGGGATATTTTTATACGGGAAAATCAGGAGCCCAATTATTAACAGAAAACCTTCAAAAGATCTATGTGAAGGATTACCAATCCATTCCTGTTGTAGTGAATGAGAATGTTTCGGTCTACGACGCTATATGTACAATGTTTCTTGAAGATGTGGGAACATTATTTGTAGTTGATCAAAGCACTCTTTTAGTTGGTGTTCTTTCTAGAAAGGACTTGCTAAGAGCGAGTATCGGGAAGCAGGAACTTACAAGTATACCTGTAAATATTATTATGACCAGGATGCCTAATATTACAATGTGTGAGCGGGAAGATCTACTGATTGATATTGCCAAGAAATTAATTGAAAAACAAATCGATGCTCTTCCGGTGGTGAAGAGATCTGAAAAAGGTTTTGAAGTAATTGGCAGAATAACGAAAACGAATATAACCAAAGCTTTTGTTGCTTTAGGAGATGAATAAGGTTAGATAACTTGAATAGAGGAGCTGTTGGGGGAGAATGAGTTTACCAATTATTTATGTAGTGTCTGATTCGGTTGGAGAAACAGCAGAATTAGTGACCAAAGCGGCAATAACCCAATTTAATGGTTCTGGTATGACATTAAAAAGATTTCCCTACGTGGAAGACAGGGAACATATTGATGAAGTCCTCTCACTTGTTTCTCTTGATAAGGGAATGATTGCCTTTACACTAGTTAAACCGGACATGCGTACATATATGCAGGAACGTGCGGAAAAGGAAGGAATCATTGCTGTAGATCTTATTGGGCCGATTATGGATCAAATTCAACTTTACAGCGGAAAAACTCCATTATGTGAGCCTGGACTTGTCAGAAAGTTGGACGAGGATTATTTTAAAAAAATTGAGGCGATTGAATTCGCCGTTAAATATGATGATGGCCGAGATCCAAGAGGTATCTTAAAGGCTGATATAGTATTAATTGGTGTTTCTAGAACCTCTAAAACTCCACTATCTCAGTACTTGGCCCACAAACGCTTAAAAGTGGCAAATGTTCCACTTGTACCTGAGGTCGACCCGCCAGAAGAACTTTTTAAGGTTCCTATTGAAAAATGCTTTGGTCTAAAGATTAGCCCTGAAAAGTTAAATAATATTAGACGTGAACGATTACGGTCCCTAGGATTAAATGACCAGGCTAGTTATGCGAATATTGAACGGATAAAAGAAGAATTAACCTTTTTTGAAAAATTAGTTTCAAGAATTAACTGCCCTGTTATTGATGTGACCAATAAAGCTGTTGAGGAAACAGCGAATGTTATTTTAAATTATATTCAAAAAGGTAGACCGTAAGCACATAATCAATTGATTATGTGCTTTTTTATGAAAAAAACTAAAAAAATAATACAAAATAATTATGGTAAAATGATAATGATTGTACTATAATAAAAAATTGTGATAAAAATATATCTTTTTAGGTTTAGAGTTGCTTGTGAACGAATAAACTATTTATTGTTAGATGTCAAGGCAACCCCCTAAAAAAAATTCGACATAAATCCTTTTTGTAAAAGTTATCACTTTAAGAAGGAATATGCGGAGTGATGTAGAATTAATACTTATGCAAAAAGCATTCCACTATTTATGTGGATGCAGATTCATGCCTGGTTAAAGAGGAAATTGTCGATTTATCCGTCAATTTTATTGGTTGCTTCCTACAATCACCATGTCACGAACCATTCTACATAGGCAAACTGGAAATAGGTTGATGTTGGAAAGGAAGCTGCTGACTTGTTCATTATGAACCATACGGCAAAAGAGACATTACCATCACTCAGGATATTGGACTTGCATAACCTTACTTTTAAAGGGTGTTCAAATTTTTATCTCCAAAGGGAGTGTTATTTAAGGAGAATGCAATATAAAGTTTTACGGCAGAATTAACAAAAATTTTGTCGAAATTTGCAGGAATTTAAAGATTGCCTGCCGAATACCTGTTAGTATAAATGGAGATGTTCACATGGCAGACCGTATTGCCGAAGAAAAGATTGATCAAGTTCGTCAAGCTGTTGATATTGTCGAAATAATCAGCGATTATGTTCAACTGAAAAAGCAGGGGCGAAATTACTTCGGACTATGTCCTTTCCATGGTGAAAGCACCCCTTCATTTTCAGTATCGCCTGATAAACAAATTTACCATTGTTTTGGATGTGGAGCAGGTGGGAATGTTTTTTCTTTCTTAATGGAACTTGAAGGTATGTCGTTCCAGGAAGCAGCCATTAAACTAGCTGCGAGAGTTAATATTGATCTCGATATTAAAATGTCTTCGGTTTCTGGAGAGAAGAAGGTTTCCAAAGAATTTCAATCTATGCTCGATGCCCATGAGTTATTAAGGAAATTTTACCATCACTTACTAGTAAATACAAAGGAAGGTCAGCACGCATTAGAGTATTTATTAGATAGAGGTTTTTCAAGGGAATCAATTGATAAGTTTCAAATAGGGTATTCATTAAATTCATGGGATTTTGTTTATAAGTTCTTATCTAAAAGGGATTTTTCGCCTGAATGGATGGAAAAAGCCGGACTAATTATCCAGCGGGAAAGAGACGGGACATATTTTGATCGATTTAGAGATCGAATCATGTTTCCAATTTCCGACCGAAATGGTAATACGATTGCATTTTCAGGGAGATCACTTGGGGCCGATGAGCCCAAATATTTAAATAGTCCCGAAACCGCAATCTTTAATAAAAGTAAAATTCTATATAATTATCATTTAGCTAAACCAAGTATAAAAAAATTGCAACATGCTGTTTTGTTTGAGGGATTTGCCGATTGTATTGCAGCAGATCGATCTGGTGTAGAGAATGGTATTGCCACAATGGGGACTTCTTTGACTGATGAACATATAGCACTATTACGTCAAAGTGTTCAATCCATAACAATTTGCTATGATTCTGATAAGCCTGGGATTGAAGCTGCCTATCGAGCAGGTAGTCACTTAAATGATGCGGGTTTCCAAATCAAGGTGGCTATGATGCCAGATGGAATGGATCCTGATGAATATATAAAAAAAAATGGCTCTGAAAAATTTCGCAATGAAGTAATTGGTGCAAGCTCAACCTGGATGGGTTTTAAATTTCTTTACTTTAGAAGAGGAAAAAATCTTCAAATTGAAGGAGATCGGCTTGCGTATATCGAACAAATAATTAAAGAAATCAGCAAATTAAATAAGGCTGTTGAAAGAGATCATTACTTAAGACAGCTCGCTGGTGAATTTTCACTTTCGTTGGATGCTTTAAAACAGCAGCAAAAACAAATCTTCTTCGAAGAAAAAAGAAAATCCAACGGAAAGACTGAATCAAGTAATAAACCACCACTGAAAATTGTTAAGCAGGTGAACGAGTTAAAACCCGCACATTATACTGCTGAGAGGCGTTTAATTGCGCATATGCTAAAAAATCGTGATGTTGCTTACAAGGTTCAGGATTTATTACAGCAAAACACGTTTAATATGGATGAACATCAGGCAATAATAACATATCTGTTAGGATTTTATGAAGATCACTTAGAACCTGATTCTAGTGCGTTTTTAACCTATATTCAAGATGAAAATCTTAGAAGAATGGTTGCAAATATTGAAATGATGTCCATTAATGATGAATTAAGTGACCAAGAATTAACTGATTATATCAAACAGGTGTTGAATTATCAAAAAATGCTAAAGATAAAAGAAAAAGAAGTGGAACAAAAAGAAGCAGAGCGACAGGGTGAATTTAGTAGAGCTGCTGCAATTGGTATTGAAATTATTCAATTGCGTAAATCGTTATAGATTCCATTTTAGTGTCTTTGATTCTGGAAGGAGGAGGACATATGGCTGCTGAAAAATCAGCCCGTTCAAAAGAGGCCGAGAATGAACTGACCTTTGAACAAGTAAAAGATCAGTTAACTGAATTAGGAAAAAAAGTTGGTGTCCTTGCCTATGATGACATTGCCGAAAAAATGGCTAATTTTGATTTAGAATCTGATCAAATGGATGAATTTTATGAATTCCTGGGAGATCAAGGGATCGAATTAGTCGGCGATAGTGAGGAAGCTCCAAACAGTAAACAATTATCAAAAGATGATGACGAAGAATTTGATTTAAATGATCTTAGCGTTCCTCCAGGTGTTAAGATTAATGACCCAGTTCGTATGTATTTAAAAGAGATTGGACGCGTTGACTTACTTTCTGGTGAAGAAGAGATTAAACTCGCCAACCGTATTGAAGAAGGTGACGAGGAAGCGAAGCGCCGTTTGGCTGAAGCAAACCTACGTCTTGTCGTAAGTATAGCAAAGCGCTATGTAGGTCGCGGAATGCTATTTCTAGACCTGATTCAAGAAGGAAATATGGGTCTAATTAAAGCAGTTGAAAAATTCGATTATCGTAAAGGCTTTAAGTTTAGTACCTATGCAACATGGTGGATTCGCCAAGCCATTACAAGGGCAATTGCGGACCAAGCGAGAACCATTCGTATCCCTGTTCATATGGTTGAAACGATTAACAAACTTATCCGTGTTCAACGTCAATTACTACAGGATCTTGGACGTGAACCAACACCAGAAGAAATTGGGGAAGATATGGATTTAACCCCAGATAAAGTAAGGGAAATTCTAAAGATTGCTCAAGAGCCTGTTTCATTGGAAACACCAATTGGTGAAGAAGATGATTCTCATCTTGGTGATTTCATAGAAGACCAAGATGCAACGTCTCCTTCTGAACATGCGGCTTATGAATTATTAAAAGAGCAATTAGAAGACGTTCTCGATACTTTGACAGATAGGGAAGAAAATGTCCTTCGCCTACGTTTTGGATTGGATGATGGCCGGACTCGTACACTAGAAGAAGTAGGGAAAGTCTTTGGAGTAACCCGCGAGCGAATTCGTCAAATTGAAGCGAAAGCATTGCGGAAATTACGTCATCCAAGCCGGAGCAAACGGTTGAAAGATTTCTTAGAATAAATTTATTCAATTAATGGTTTACTCTTTAAGGGAGTAAACTTTTTTTTGTCTTTTTATAAAAATTTACATTGAAAGCACTTACTGTATTTGAGTTTATTTTACTGAATTGTCTCTCATTTTGCAAATAGGCACATTGATTTATTCATTCGTTTTGATGAATTTTATTTTCTTGAAAAAGGAATAAACTTGTTTTAGTTTCTTATTCTCTGTGTTAATAGTGTAAGTCCTTTTCTTGAAACTTTGTTGTATCACTATTTTTGTTATTTTTAAATAATTAATTATTTTATAAAATTTTTAAATGTTGAGAAATCTTGGTTGTTTCTTTTATAATAAATAAAGAAAGCGCATACAAAGTTGTTTCAAGGGGGATAAAAATGAATTTCGACTTAACAGCTGAACAAGATATGATTAAACGGACCATTCGCCAATTTGCAGATGAAGAGGTAGCACCTGGTGCTATTGAAAGAGATAAAACTAAACAATTTCCAGTAGAGATCTTTAAAAAGCTTGCTGAAATGGGGATTATGGGACTTCCATTCCCTGAAGAATACGGCGGTGCTGGAGCAGATACTGTCAGCTTTGCGATTGTAACTGAAGAATTAAGTAGAGCTTGTGCATCGACAGGGATTACCTATTCTGCTCATATTTCATTAGGTGGGGCTCCGCTCTATTTGTTTGGGACTGAAGAACAAAAGCAAAAATATTTAACTCCTATTTGTACTGGGGAATCATTTGGTGCATTTGGTTTAACGGAACCCAATGCTGGTTCAGATGCGGGCGGTACAAGAACCTCCGCTAGAGAAGCGAATGGTGAATTCATAATAAATGGAAATAAGTGTTTCATTACTAACGCAAGCTTCGCTAAGCATTTAGCCTTAACTGCTATTACTGGTGAGAATAATGGGAAGAAAGAAATCAGTGCGATTATTGTTCCTACTAATTCTGACGGCTTTACGATCATTGATAATTACGAAAAGATGGGTTTGAATGCTTCGAATACCACAGAGCTTGTATTAGAGGATGTAAGAGTTTCTTCAGAAAATCTTTTAGGAAAGCGAGGAGAGGGATTTAGACAGTTTTTGATTACGCTTGATGGGGGTCGAATTGGGATAGGAGCTATGGCAGTGGGGATTGCTCAGGGTGCGTATGAGAAGGCACTTGCCTATGCAAAGGAACGAAAGCAATTTGGAAAATCCATTTCCTCTTTCCAAGCCATTCAGTTTAAATTAGCCGATATGGCAATGAAAATTGAATTGGCCAGAAATATGGTGTATAAAGCGGCTTGGTTAAAAGATCAAGGCAGAGCGTTCTCAAAAGAAGCTGCTATGTGTAAACTATATGCATCTGAAATCTGTATGGAAGTAACGAGTCAAGCTGTTCAGATACATGGTGGATACGGATATATGAAGGAGTATCATGTAGAAAGAATGATGCGTGATGCAAAACTGCTTGAAATTGGTGAAGGGACATCTGAAGTTCAACGAATGGTTATTTCGCGATTAATTGGTTGTTAAAAGTAAATATGGGAAAGCTAAGAGAGGTAAATTAATTATTTTCATTAATTTACCTCTTTTTTCTTTTTTACAAAGATTATAGTGATAAAATAAGTTTAGGGCTTTTCCTTCTGTTCATTTTCAAGTAAAATAGTAATTGTTTGTAGACTATTTATTTATTAACAGATGTTCGTACATAAGGGAGGTTAATTCATGAAACGTAATCCAGTAATTCCTTTTATTCTTATCATGGTTTTTGGACTTGTACTTGTATTTGTCATGTCTTTCAAAGGCCTTGGTGATATGAAAGAAGTAGCTAGTGAGAAGGGTGAAGGAAATGGCAGCGAGAAGACGGAAGTAGCTGCATCTAAGCCAGAAGACATTTATAAGCAAACATGTGTTGCTTGTCACGGTGATCAGTATCAAGGGGTAGTGGGTCCTACGTTAAAGGGTGTAGGCGGCAAATACTCTAAGGATCAACTTATAGAAATCGTGACAAAAGGTAAAGGGAACATGCCTGCTGGTCTAGTTCCACAAGAACAAGCAGCAGCAATGGCAGATTGGTTAGCAAATATCAAATAATGTATCGTCATAAAAGAAGTCCTTTGCATATGTGAAGGACTTTTTTTATACTTAGAAAAGTAATTAATGATTTTATTGTAAAGTGGTGGTTTTTTGAATACTGATAAATTATCAATCCGATTAGCTACAGTGGCTAAATATGTACCAGCTGGATCTAGGATTGCAGATATTGGCTCTGATCATGCGTATTTACCTTGTTACTTAGCCAAGACTACAGGAATCTCTTTTGCCATTGCTGGAGAGGTTGCTGCAGGACCATACCATTCCGCCGAAAGAAATGTTCAATCTGAAGGTTTATCTTCTATTATTTCAGTACGAATGGGTGATGGGTTAGAAGTCATTCAACCAGGAGAAGTGGATTGTATTACTATAGCAGGAATGGGTGGCTCTTTAATCACAAGTATATTAGAAAATGGGAAAGAAAAGCTCAGGTCTGTCAAGCGGTTAGTATTGCAACCTAATATTAGTGCGATTTCTATACGAAAATGGTTCTTGGAAAATAATTGGGAACTTATTGCGGAAGAAATTATGGAAGAAGACGGGAAAATTTACGAGGTCCTTGTTGCTGAAAAAGGAAATTCCTTTAAACCCTATGAAGATCAGTTATTAGAAAGTGGTCTTTTATTAGGTCCTTTTCTAAGTCAAAATCAAGAACCAGCCTTTCAAAAAAAATGGAACATGGAAATAAAAAATTGGAAGCGAATAGTAGATCAGTTAGAGAGCGCAGGCGAAACGGCTGAAACAGTAGAAAAAAAGCAAGAGTTATTGAACAAGATAAGGCTAGTTGAGGAGGTATTGAAACTTGAAGAATCCTAACGGGCATGAGATTATTCAGCTTTTTGAACAGTTTTCACCGAAATCCTTAGCCATGGAAGGCGATAAAATTGGCTTGCAAGTTGGAAGGTTAAACAAAAAGGTTGATCGAGTGATGATTGCTCTTGATGTGTTGGAAGATGTAATAGATGAAGCTATAGAAAAAAATGTGCAACTGATCATTGCACATCATCTATCCAATTATTTTTCGTCCACTAAAAAATGTACTAACAGATACAACACAAGGTAGAATGGTTGAAAAGCTATTAAAACACGATATTGCAGTATATGCAGCACACACCAATCTGGACGTTGCAAAGGGAGGAGTAAACGACCTCTTGGCAACTGCATTAGAATTACAGGAACAAGAAGTACTAGTCCCTACCTTTGACACGAAGTTAAAAAAATTAGTGGTTTTTGTACCTGCAAGCCATGCAGAAGAAATTAGAAACGTACTTGGCAAATCCGGAGCAGGTTTTATAGGGAATTACAGTCATTGTACCTTCTCTACAAGTGGTACCGGGCGGTTTCTACCTGGTGAGAATACAAATCCCTTTGTGGGACACCCTGGTCAGTTAGAAGAGGTAGATGAGATTCGAATTGAGACCATAATTCCAGAACCGCTTCTAAAAAAAGCCATCACTGCAATGATTAAAGCACATCCTTATGAAGAGGTAGCTTACGATGTATATCCTACTGAAAATAAAGGGGAAGTGCTTGGTCTAGGTAGGATAGGGAAAGTTAGTGAAATGACTCTTGGAGAGTTTGCAGAAAAAGTAAAGACCGCACTTGATGTGGAACGAGTAAGAGTAGTTGGCGACCTAGCTTCGAAGGTTAGGAAGGTTGCTGTTTTGGGTGGCGATGGAAATAAGTATTTCATGAACGCCAAGTTTAAAGGTGCCGATGTCTATGTAACAGGTGATATATATTATCACACTGCACATGACGCCATGATGCAAGGCCTTAATATGATTGATCCTGGGCATAACGTTGAAAAGGTCATGAAAAAAGGATTGACAGCAGCCTTGCAAAAGATGTGTAGAGAAGAAGGGTATGAAGTAGAGATATTCCCTTCTGAAGTAAATACGGATCCTTTCCAATTCATATAAACATATAAAAAGAACCGGTCTAACGTTAGACGCGGTTCTTTTCATATTACTCGTTTTCAGCCTTTTTAACCTTCGGTAATATTCTAC from Bacillus sp. SLBN-46 encodes:
- a CDS encoding glycine--tRNA ligase is translated as MSNVTMEQIVAHAKHRGFIFPGSEIYGGLANTWDYGPLGVEFKNNIKQAWWKKFVQESPYNVGLDASILMNPRTWEASGHIGNFNDPMIDCKNCKARHRADKLIENALDEKGIEMVVDGLPFEKMEELVKEHNIACPDCGSHDFTGIRQFNLMFKTFQGVTESSTNEIFLRPETAQGIFVNFKNVQRTMRKKLPFGIAQIGKSFRNEITPGNFTFRTREFEQMELEFFCKPGEELTWFDYWKNFAEGWLDSLGLTKENLRLRDHSEDELSHYSNATTDFEYKFPFGWGELWGVASRTDYDLKQHMEFSGEDFHYLDPETNEKYIPYCIEPSLGADRVTLAFLIDAYEEEELEDGTSRTVMHFHPALAPFKAAILPLSKKLSDEAKEVFATLSKYFTVDYDEAGSIGKRYRRHDEIGTPFCITYDFDSKEDQMVTVRDRDTMEQTRIPIADLVSFLQEKMVF
- a CDS encoding helix-turn-helix transcriptional regulator → MRTIELTKRQEHILQIVKENGPITGEHIADQLSLTRATLRPDLAILTMAGFLDARPRVGYFYTGKSGAQLLTENLQKIYVKDYQSIPVVVNENVSVYDAICTMFLEDVGTLFVVDQSTLLVGVLSRKDLLRASIGKQELTSIPVNIIMTRMPNITMCEREDLLIDIAKKLIEKQIDALPVVKRSEKGFEVIGRITKTNITKAFVALGDE
- a CDS encoding YqzL family protein, which gives rise to MMDFTWKVFLQTGNIDTYLLFKELEKENQEIPGNLNEELAQIDFPVS
- the dnaG gene encoding DNA primase; this encodes MADRIAEEKIDQVRQAVDIVEIISDYVQLKKQGRNYFGLCPFHGESTPSFSVSPDKQIYHCFGCGAGGNVFSFLMELEGMSFQEAAIKLAARVNIDLDIKMSSVSGEKKVSKEFQSMLDAHELLRKFYHHLLVNTKEGQHALEYLLDRGFSRESIDKFQIGYSLNSWDFVYKFLSKRDFSPEWMEKAGLIIQRERDGTYFDRFRDRIMFPISDRNGNTIAFSGRSLGADEPKYLNSPETAIFNKSKILYNYHLAKPSIKKLQHAVLFEGFADCIAADRSGVENGIATMGTSLTDEHIALLRQSVQSITICYDSDKPGIEAAYRAGSHLNDAGFQIKVAMMPDGMDPDEYIKKNGSEKFRNEVIGASSTWMGFKFLYFRRGKNLQIEGDRLAYIEQIIKEISKLNKAVERDHYLRQLAGEFSLSLDALKQQQKQIFFEEKRKSNGKTESSNKPPLKIVKQVNELKPAHYTAERRLIAHMLKNRDVAYKVQDLLQQNTFNMDEHQAIITYLLGFYEDHLEPDSSAFLTYIQDENLRRMVANIEMMSINDELSDQELTDYIKQVLNYQKMLKIKEKEVEQKEAERQGEFSRAAAIGIEIIQLRKSL
- the rpoD gene encoding RNA polymerase sigma factor RpoD, producing the protein MAAEKSARSKEAENELTFEQVKDQLTELGKKVGVLAYDDIAEKMANFDLESDQMDEFYEFLGDQGIELVGDSEEAPNSKQLSKDDDEEFDLNDLSVPPGVKINDPVRMYLKEIGRVDLLSGEEEIKLANRIEEGDEEAKRRLAEANLRLVVSIAKRYVGRGMLFLDLIQEGNMGLIKAVEKFDYRKGFKFSTYATWWIRQAITRAIADQARTIRIPVHMVETINKLIRVQRQLLQDLGREPTPEEIGEDMDLTPDKVREILKIAQEPVSLETPIGEEDDSHLGDFIEDQDATSPSEHAAYELLKEQLEDVLDTLTDREENVLRLRFGLDDGRTRTLEEVGKVFGVTRERIRQIEAKALRKLRHPSRSKRLKDFLE
- the era gene encoding GTPase Era, whose product is MQNNGNGNGYKSGFISIIGRPNVGKSTFLNRVIGQKIAIMSDKPQTTRNKIQGVLTLNDAQMIFIDTPGIHKPKHKLGDFMMKVAQNTLKEVDLVLFMVNAEEGFGRGEEFILEKFQTVNTPIFLVINKIDQIHPDDLLPIIQSYQEKYAFKEIVPISALEGNNVERLLDQIKSFLPEGPQYYPADQVTDHPERFIITELIREKALHLTREEIPHSLAVVLDKMERKEGKDIIHVMATVIVERDSQKGIIIGKQGSMLKEIGKRARVDIENLLGSKVFLELWVKVQKDWRNKMSQLRDYGFNEDEY
- a CDS encoding pyruvate, water dikinase regulatory protein, which codes for MSLPIIYVVSDSVGETAELVTKAAITQFNGSGMTLKRFPYVEDREHIDEVLSLVSLDKGMIAFTLVKPDMRTYMQERAEKEGIIAVDLIGPIMDQIQLYSGKTPLCEPGLVRKLDEDYFKKIEAIEFAVKYDDGRDPRGILKADIVLIGVSRTSKTPLSQYLAHKRLKVANVPLVPEVDPPEELFKVPIEKCFGLKISPEKLNNIRRERLRSLGLNDQASYANIERIKEELTFFEKLVSRINCPVIDVTNKAVEETANVILNYIQKGRP
- the recO gene encoding DNA repair protein RecO, giving the protein MLQKCEGIVIRTTDYGETNKIITIFTREWGKIGVMARGAKKPNSRLSSVTQLFTHGYFLVQRGSGLGSLQQGEIATSLRSIGEDIFLTAYASYIVELTDKCTDEKKPNPFHFELLLQTLNYMNEGYEPDILMNIYEMKMLNVMGLYPVLNQCSVCGSTDGHFSFSIREGGFICHRCLEKDRYHYKLSPATVKLLRLFYYFDLSRLGNISVKAETKAELKNVIDAYYEEYSGLHLKTKKFLNSMDQFRNLL